The sequence CGATAGTGATGAAGCTGCAGGATGACTGGGGTCCCCACTCCTCTATGATGAAGCGCTGTTTGGACACTGTGATGTTCTCGTTCTGCCACATTCCCCGCGTGAACAGCAGACATTTCCCCCGAAAGTCCTCCGTGTTCTCCGACAGAGGCACTACCGCGATGAAGCCAAAGACGAACGCTAGAAAGTACAGGATGCACTGCGCGAAAATAAAATTATCTTTAGCCATTTTCGCACTGCTGCTGCTAATCAGCCCCGGAGCTCAGGCAGTGCGCATGCGCGATGGAGCTCTGCAGGCGGCACTACAGTACAGATGaaaggggggtgggggtggatgGAGAGGCAAGGCatgtaatgatttttttatttagatagaCTAAAATAATGCTTATCTTCTGTTTCttgttttatacagctctggaaaaaaatagagaccactttagtttctgaatcagtttctaatctgattttgctatttataggtatatgttcgagtaaaatgaacattgtttttattctataaactaaggacaacatttctcacaaattccaaataagaatattgtcatttaaagcatttatttgcagaaaatgagaaagggctgaaataacaaaaaagatgcagagcttgctgacctcaaaaaatgcaaagaaaacaagttcataatcatacatttttaaaagttcagaaatcaatatttggtggaataaccctgatttctaatcagttttacacactgctttaggataactatatgccactcctggtgcaaaaatacaagcagttcagcttggtttgatggcttgtatttatattttaggttttcaatttggtaaaatcctgTGCTGACACTGGCACAGGAAACCTGGCCAGCTTGTAGTGTGATTACTAGCAGACTGTAGAAGTAATGAGGTAATCTTCATTATCAACAACCTTGAACATTTTTCCATAGTGGGCTTTTGTGGATTTGTGggcataaataattttttttaagattttaacaaACAGTGCAGGACTTTAGTACTTTatctttaaacacagttttcttcTTCAGTCTAGGGCACTCTTGACTATATTTACTACACCATCATAGAAACAACacagtttactgtaaaaaaattacatactATAGTTATAAAAGACTTTGTACCACACATTTCTGTTTAGGGTTTCTtacttggctgtttttttttaatacaacatATGTCACATCTCATTAAATCATCATCatctaatcttatttttttcGTTATTAGGTCCACCTTAATCAGGTTTATACTCATTTCAAATGACCATAGTCATCATTGGGCACATATTAATGTTATGTCTCTGCTTACAGTCAGGCCAATAAGACATGTAGACAATCCATTACATACGGTTGGTTGGCGATAGCTTGGTTGACTGCACAAATTATTTATACGTCATTCCAGGCTATGTATAGATCACTGTAAGTCATTACGGTCTGTATGTTCTTCTCTATGTGTGCTGGACcaatctatgtgtgtgtgtgtgtgtgtgttcaaaatTAGATTTGATTGTGTAGATCATAGATCCTATTGTCAGTTTACATGtggttttatttaaaacaatcagAATGCCCAACAACTGCATAAAAAATTACATGCACAGTAAATTCAAGAGAACACAAAAGTAATTGTCCTGTTTTTGTAACAAAGTGACTGTCCAGGGAATGCTTTCTAGTAGATTATGAAGaactgctgtgagaatttgattgattcttccaaactcatcccaaaatccTGTTTTGGtcggagcaccatcattctataGGCCTTTATATCCATCTTGCCCACACGTGGCATTAGGCATGTTGCCTATAGGTTCGTGTTTATCTGCCTCAGAAAGACATATTTAATtggtactactttttttacagagactggacaggatgTGTGTTTATGTACGTGCACATCTGTTACCTCTATTTTTAAAGTGTATACACATCCAGAAAATCCCCTAGAACACATGCAATAtatataatctatttttttttctgggggCAGTATGCAGCTGCCTGCTTTTGGCTAATGCTAAATACCACCCCTGCTTGTCTCTGCAGTGAGGAGTTTGAGGGAGCTCGCAGCAGCACCAGTTCCTGCTGAAGCTTCAGGGAGCTCATCAATTTTTAATGGGTTACATTAGCACCATCTCGACTAAACACACAGAGCCTTTTATAACACCCGGCTAAAAAGACACATCTGGGAATGTGGGTCATACCCACTGTGCACCCATTAGGTCTATAAAGCCTTGGTGTGGTGCCTTTCTCTTCATGTTTTTACTGTCTCACACCAGAAGAAAATAACCATAaacctaaaataagcaaacataTAGTTTGTTAATGTTCTTAATTAACCCTCTGAACTCTGCTAATGATTTTACTCATATTAATAATTAGTGAGGCTGGATGATGGATTGTAAGGGTGTGTCCCTATTTGTTCCAAATGAAGAATTGGTCAATAGGGAAAGTGAGGAGTCTCAGTAAACCTGTAATGAGATTCTGAAAATTTGGGGGAAATCACTAGAATATGCTTAGTGTCCTCATGCTACTAAGATAGCCGTCATTTAGCTGTTTTaaattttttgctaattctatgcgaaaaactaattcctgttactttcattcctgttactcaaaacataaaaggtAAAAGTGCTAGTAACAGGGGTGaacttcagtaacaggaatgggtGCCATTATCAGGagtgtttttttgtcattaataccatttctttaaaataaatacttttttaaaagaaaattaggAATCAGTGGACAATGTCACACAATTTTCGTAACCATCTACAGCTTAAAACCTTGtacaaaattaagtaaagctgcctgagtttaaccagtacatgttttgaacagTTTAATGCATGtgttagattcagagttgaaaaaaagacaaaaaaaaatagctagTGTACAGTATATCGGGCTTTATATATGTCAACAACCATATAGTAGTTCCAGTTTGTAATTACACCTCTTAAGGCGCGGTATACAATTACAATCACCTTCTAAAACCACCAAtgactttaaaacatcagtactgTATGAAAATTCATTGTTGATATCTGGAAAAAACAATATAACACAAATTCAATAGTATGTTTATTTTTGGAATATCTGACAATTTatgcaaaatatttaattttttcagttttatagTATAAGAGAAGGACATTATTTTTCTACATGCTTGATTGAGCCACTACTACTAGTTTCTACTTTTGACATTATTTGTGTAAGTAGTTTAAAACCAGCTTTTGGGTTATTTATTTAAGTGGTAGGGTTAGCTTTTAAACAAGAACCCAGCAAGCACCTAATGATTCAAAGCCTTTCTATAAAACACAATCCTTGCAGCTCTTCCCTGCCTGTCATAAGATTGGATACCCACAGGAATTCTTCCTCCACTCAGCTTTTCTCTGGTCTCTAGCATTTTAGACTTTTATCAATATTCTCCCATAGTAGCTGTTGCATTTAACCCAGGAAGGCTTTTGaaggcatatatatataaaatgagtcAAATCATACTTTTTTTGGAATGTTTCGGAATTGGCCTGTTTTATAGTCCTGTTTTACTTCGGTGGATTTTCTTTTGAGGACGCAACAGTGTTTGGGGTTAACAAATTTCTTTTGCATGTACTGAACTATCATCAGTGaccaaattaatatttttttattctatggcACCTTAAAATTAGGAAAGTAGaagaatatattaaataaatgtatatctaCATTCTGGCTATTAGCTTCTAATTGGGTGGTGAGTTAGCAGCATTACAATATAACAGGACTGTGAAAAACAGCTGAAATATTTTTCTGTGTTGGAAAAAATAGATCTCCATTTTAACTATTTCTCATAAACCTGCTCTAGAGTGCACTCTAGTGTCTGAACAAAGCAAAAATGGCAGTTCTCCTTACTTGCATTGACTGTATATGCTCACTAAAAGACCTACAGGAAAAATGCTTTATATATAATAGTTGAATGTCCCACATTGTGATCAGATTTGCTAATACCTGTGTGAACTGTGCATTTAGACACCATCATTAAAAATATGATTACATGTCATAGCTGATATTTGAAGTAAAATCTTTTTCTCATGACTGTTTAAAGCGTTTTCCTCTCTTGTCTCTTCGTTCTGCATGTGCAGATGATCCGGATTCCACTGGATGAGAGGCCACTTTTCGGGGTCCCCTTCTACTAGTCGACTCCTCTTTCCCACcctaaaaaaagttttacaccAGTAAGCCATTACATCCTTTCAATGTTAATATTTTCACTGTCAGAAGTACAATACTTTTTTTCTTATCTGTAATTTGTCTGCTGTTTTTCCAATTGACATTGGAAATGCTGTCTACTTGTATCcggatattaaaagaaaaaaaactctctgTGTCCAGTAGAGATCTCTTTgtccacaaacaaacaaaaaaaaaaaaaagattaacttCCAGCAGGAGATACTAACATCATACAaacttaatgtaaaaataatcaaaaagaagCACCGTTAAATATAGTGAGAAATTTAAACAAatttactaataataaaataaagattttaataataataaataaagattataaaaaataaatataattataaagattctaataataaaaaactctAAAAAAGCTTCTCTAAAAAAGAATGTTTTCAATCACCTAAAACAGTATTTGTGTGGACAGGAGGTCAAAACAGACAACTTATTGTGAGCCCTTAAcagttttaaaatgcattttaaaatggcATTTAATTAACCCTGTGAATCTTTGAGCAGAAAGAAAACATTATGTTTCtcttataaaatattttcaagtAGTATTATGTGCCAATtggcatttcttgctcctgggctcctcCTACAGTCAGGAAGAGCTATTTCCTCAGCATTACACACTTTTCACAAGGGGTGGTGGGTGCAGAAATATCCTGATCCCATTAATCTGTGCCTAAGGTTATGGGACAATCACACAGTCAGTAGAGGCCATGATGAAAAGGCTCTAATAGAGGCATTCCGATATTTCACAACAGCAATCAATCCTTTATAAAGTGGACAACAAAATACAGGCACTGATATACGAGTGGCTGTATTGCCCTCCATATGAAAATCAGCCTAAAAATTCATTATAAAGAGTCTTCAAAATAGCAATAAACAGAAAACTTAACAGAAAAAAATCAGTGAAGAAATTTATAAAGAATTGTCATACTGGATTATTCTGGACTATAGCTTTTATACTGAACCATGCTCCTAGATGTAAAATTGATATCCTCATTTCCTAACAGTGGCTGTGTGTATAGAACAGGGCATTAATCTAAGCTGAAAGCACGCTCTGATCCCTGTCAGATACAGGTAAAGCCTTAGCCACAGCTGATGAGTTAATGGACTGCAGCCAGGGCAATATGATAAATTATAGAAagaaattagtgccaaattgaaagcAGTAACTCTACTAACAGAAGGGTAAATGCAGTGTAAATTATGTACAGGGTTGTGATTggttttcacattttgttttgGCATGAATATCACATTGTTCTGACTGAAATTTACCGTTATCATGTTATGTTGTGTTTAGGTTTGACACATTTGAACCTTTACCCATTGGATCCATCTTTGCTGACATCCTAAGATCAAATTTAGAAACTGTAGGGGCTTCGAGTGGTTCAGCgagccactatgatcgggagattgctggttcgaatcctgttcatgtagctttccaacagctaccggagccccgagagaacgaattggccttgctctctctgggtgggtagatggcgctctctccccacatcacttcaaagggtgaggTCCGCAAATGTGAGCCAATGTACCCGAAACGAGTGTctgcgcttttctctgagcaAGCTCGCTACTTGGtttcgaaaagaggcagtggctaaattcacatgtatcaaaggaggcatgtgctagtcctcaccctcctggtgttggagcattactagtgataggaggagtcctaatgagtgggttgggtaattggccgcataaattgtggagaaaatgggggaccaatttaaaataaaataaaatttagaaaCTGTAATGCAATGAGTGAAAATAAAACTTGACATGTTAAGCATGTTGAGCAACAGATACCTAAGACTACCCAGTATTCCATTTGCTTTCCACAAAGTTCAGCACTAAACAGTTTAATGAGGTTTTACCTTTTGCAGCTGTTTTAGTGTCTCCATTAGTGTAAATGTATCACTCTTTATTACCCTGAAGTTAACTGCCTGCATAAAGCACTCAAGGGTGATTGAACAATTAAACAATAGCCTGAATCCAGTATCATTAACACacatctaaacacagcagaacgTTTGTTAGTATGAGCTCATGCTGAATCACAAGAACATCTATCCAACACTGCCACAGTGTGGCCTAAAGGAAGTTCCACACTGATTTCCTCAGTCTCACCACATCAGTAAAGGATTGCTGTCACTCTGTAATACCAAATTCAGATTCAAATGAGCATATCTTACCCGTCTGACCTCTTTTTTGCCTCCTTTAGGCTTGGCAGAGGATTCCAATAAGCCAGGTGATCCTCGAGACTGAGATTGTCCTAgaacaaaggaaaaaaagaggGCTCAGTAGATCAAAGCAAGAgatggaatctttttttttttttaccaataatcTAACCCCATTTTATCCTATTACCTACTTATTAGGACCACCTCTATCACTAATTATGCTCCAATACTCCAACACTAAGAGGTTTAGGACTAGtacatgccttctctgatacatgtgaagccatttaccgcctcttttccaactgccactgATGTAGCATTAGCAGGTAgtcagcgtgctcggaggaaagcgcagaaacACGGCTGACAGACGCCCAGCAGATGTCTGTGTTGACCACATAATTTTGGGGAGTaatgtagggagagagagagcgaagccTACTGTGCTCTCTTggattctggctgctgatggaaagcaccatgacccaggattcaaaccagccatACTCAGATCATAGTGGAAGCACTGAGCCATTACATTAGTTtttaacacaacaaaaataaatacatttacagtcTACTATAATATACGAATATCCATGCATtgaatttttactttaaaacccattatttattttactgtttccaTTTCTAAAACAGCCTAAAGATTTAATTCTAGCCCACAATATAAGTACATGCTTGAATATGATCATAATTAAATTAGAACCAATACTAGCCTAGGATTTCTGACACGACACCTGCATTTATTTTGGTCcagtttaatttgttttattttcactCTTGGTGCGATTTGATTGGGCAGATGTGAATACAGTTACTTCACCTGGATACGACCTAAAATGACTTTATCAAGATCCTTAAAAAGAGAGGCTCTTGGTCCGTTTCTAAACTCTGGAGCTTTCGGTTTGTGATGAGAATTTAATCTGTGACAATTTAATCTGAAAGCTTGAGTTTAATCTGGTATATCATCCAGATAATTGCTACAGTTAAGAACATTTGCCATCTCTTACTCCATGCAGAAATGTGCAATAGTCCAGAACACACaatcttctttctgtatttattttcttgctccaCCCCAGACAGGTCTGGCCAATAAGTGGAGAGATAATCTTTATGTGGTTTATAGTAATGCATTATGGATTGCTTTAAATTTTTCCTGCGTGAAGGTAAACTAAAGCAAAGGAAAAATGCTCCAAGTTTCCACAAACCTTTTGTGGCAGCTGAGACCTGTTCCACTGCATGCAGCAGGCCTGTGGAGGCTCGTCTTGTCTCCAGGCCCTGCTTCCACCAGCTGCCCACTCTACAGTGGCCTATCCCGTCGGGTGTAGTCCGGAAACACATCGCCACCTTCGCTGTTGTAGTCTTGCCTTGGCTGGGGGATTTGTCTCTAACCTGATCAGAGGGGCTGAGCTGGGGGCTGCGGGTTGGACTGGTGCAGGGTGACACGGAGACTCCAAGAGGAATGTGCAGCTGATGGGTGAAGAAGTCTGTCTCTATGACAGCGCTCCTTAAAGAGGCTAATGAAGCAGACTGGCATGGATCTCCtctcttttttaaaacatatttctttTCGAGGTCCTGCATGTCCTCAGAAGGGGCACAGGAGGTAAGGATCTCTGGCTGATCCACCGAATCCTGGGAATCCGAACGGGAGACCTCAAAGCCTTCCTCAGCTAGAGGAAGAGACAGTGCTCTCTGAAGACAgtacaaagaaacacaaatagtGAAACAACAGAGAGCCAAAAGGTGTTTTACGCATCATGTTGTACATGTAAAGATGCTCACCCTTAAAGGCTCAAGTTCCAGAAAGCTGCTTGTTTCAGGCGTTTCAATGGAGAAAGATTCCTGAGGATAAAAACTTTCAGCTTTCTGTTCAGAGGTTAAAGATTCAGTCACATTTTCTGCCTTAATGATGTCCTCAGATACGACTTTATCATAGACTGCtttttctgtataaaaaaaaaagagacaaagttaCACTCAGCCAAAAACTTAAATACCTTTAAGGCTCCTTTCATGCTAAGTCTTTATTTTATAGATAAAAGAACACGTGAAGTTTTGAAAATGACACACATAAATTATGAATGTTTTCACATTGTGCTTTTTTGTGTTTGATGCattaaaatcaagtcaagtcaaaaagCTTTTATTGTCATCACATCTAAATACAGGTACAGTCTAGTAAAATTACACTGATCAATCAGCTTCATTGCCATTGTTCCAGATGAAACAAATGAGACAATGACAGAACAGTTCACCTTAAGCAAACCGTGATACGATAAAAAAGAGCCTATATAAATACTCTTAACCTACCATAATCAGGGGTTAAAAAATTGTGACTGTCTACAGGAAGCTCAGCAGGAGAATGCACTGCTTGATTATCCTCATTGCTGTAGCACTGTGACGGAAGGTTAAACTTGCTCTTTgacctaaaaacaataaaagattaATCAAGacctaaataaaatatttaaagtacTATTTATACCAAAATATCcgtaacattaacaccacctacATTGACCACATAAGAGagctttgtagttttataatatatacttctgtttttctttatattatcatattttcaccctgttctttaatggccAGGACAACCACAGAGCATGTATTGTTTGAGTGATGGGTTATAATCAGCACTGCATTCTATAATTATAGATCTAGTAGATatagtgctcctatatgctcagtggataATACGTTAGCTAATAAGTTGGACAgtgaatacagtaaaaatgttaatgttatggctgattagtgAATAATGGATTGCaagtgaaaactgttttttttttaattatatttattgtaatgaTAATGttcaaaattaatattttaagcagTTTATTGTAGTTAAATTTTAAACATTCAATCTGTGGGCAAAGTGTTGTTATAATATTAATTGGTTGCTGGGTGTTGTTTTGATATATGAGTCAGTTGTTATGGTGTTTCTTTAGTAAAGGTATTCACTGGTAGGGTAAGATTTTCCTAGGCGGTTGCTAATGTGCTACTTTGGTATAGGTGCTGGTTGTTtagatgttgctaggcggttgctaaggagTTACTAGGTTGATGGTGAGGTATTGGTATACCTTTATACATTAGCATTTGACTAAattgcagtaataataataaataagaagaaATAGATCAAAATAAACGAAAGTGAAATCACTGAGCCTTAAATAAAGTATACCGTTTCTTAGTTTGTGCAGTTTCTACTATTGGACTGTCAGTTGGGTCTGAGATGTTTTCTGGAACTGCAGACGTGGAGATTTCCACAACACCTGCAGAATTAAAAACGTTTATCACAGTTAATGGTAaaaacaaacaggtttattacatagaaatgtaataaaaatggaTATGAATAAAATAGAGATGTTAGGAATACTCGAGAAGCATAGCCAGTAAAAGAACTACAACAGGACAGCAGACTCACACTCATAGATGTCCAGTTCAATTGCACTTCCTCTCCGCAGGCTTTTAAAAGGCATTGCTTCTGTAGAACCATCCACAGTCAAAGTAAGGTCTGGGCAACAGATCTGAGCCAGGTTTTCAGGAGCTCTCAGTTCATTGTCCAGCACCTGGCAGTCCTCTTGTGTACATGTAGAAAAGGGGCTCTGCACTGTCTCTGTGCTGCTGTAGATGGCAGATGGGGTTTCAGATGGGACAACAAGCGGTGAAGATGGGGCAGTTGTGAAGGAGCATGCGGACGTTATACTGTCTGGAGATGTAGTACCAGAAGATTCCACTGACGGAGACACACAtaccaactgaaaaaaaaagaaagaataaaaaagaggTTCAAATATAAATCATTGAAGAGCACCGCCCTGGAGGGTTAAGAACATTTTTGATTCTTCTAAACTGTTACTATTTTAAGGAATTGGGTTTTGTTCCAATATCTAAGGAATACATAACTGTGTCTCAAAAATAAACTCAAATGATGCTACTGTACCTGTAACAATGCAGGCAATTCATCCTCTAGCTGCTCCAGCTCTGGGCTTCTCTGAGGAGCCTTCTGAAGCTCTGCTGGATCAGGTGTGTCGGGCAGATTATGGCACGCAGGATGTGTTGGATGTATATTCCTGTTCTCCTCTGTGATCTCCAGATGCTCTGGCCACACTACCAAAACCCTATGTAAGAAACTCAGGTCACAAGTAACCCACAGGTAACCATTCTTTCCTCTGGTCTTTATAATTCACAGTTAAtccatacagtataatacagtaagaTTAATCTCTAGTTTTACCTTTCTGTGGTTTGTAGTGAGTTAAGGTCAGTCACAGTTTGTCTAAGATGTGTAATCAAATCTTCAGGCGTCAGAGAGCTGTTGCTGAGACACTTGTATAACAGTGCAGATAGTGGACGAGAGGTCTGGTCTAAAAGTGTTAAAACACAACGTGAGTCAGCTTATACAAAATTTTCTTTGTTTGACTAATTCAAAAGCTTTATACACAATTTCTTcaatgataaaataattaaagaagtTCACCTTTTCCCTCTGGACtgtttaattcatgtttaatGTTATCTTGATTCGTGGCCTCAGGTCTCACTGAATCTGGTCTTTCAGGTAAGTGGGGCTGTAACTTCTGAGATatattgaaaagttactgtaATTAGCAAcaatcctgtatatatatatagtctttcTTGTAATTAGTACAGTTAATCAATAGTCTGTCATATTCTTAAAGATACAGTATTTGCAGgactacagttctggaaaaaaatagttagacttatgttttttgggggggtttctctttattttactatttttattgccATATTGTGAGTGTATAACATTTTCTTACAATGATCTAAATTAATTCCTCACTCACAATTAAGTAACTTCTTATACTGGTAGTATTTGTTATTTAACACAGACTCATTTTAACTACTAGTATATATGGAATAACACTCACCttacacacagcggtcagtgcttCCCCACAGACACAAACATTCTCACATTCATGAATGAAGTGTTTGAGTAGGTGCTTGTTTCCTAATTGACCATGTCTGAGCAGCATCCAGGCCTCAGAAACACGactgaaaaaaaattatctgtGTTTAGCAGTGGATGTAACACAACTGTATACTGTGAGTGAGATTAATTATGATGTACTTGTTCTGTAGCAGGACGTCCATATACAGTCTGGCATTCTGAACGCTCTCTATGGCAGGTGTGGTGTAGTACAGGTACTTCAGTGCTGCCTGACGCTCCCCTCGCTTCAGCAGGGTCCTCAGAACAGCCCAATGGTGAAGTGATAACCAGGGTGAACTGGCCTTTGGGCTTAGCAGCATTTCCATTGaatcctatgggaaaaaaaacaaacatatttttcaGAAACCTAAATGTTCCTGAGGATATCAGGttcattgtgtgtgtttaaactgcTCTTATAACAATTGATTCTAATGTCTCATTACttgaacaaataaacaataagaaACCATGGATGAATGCTAAAATCAAATTAGAGAAGACATCATACAGACACAAAGCCATGGTCCATGAGCCAGAATCCACGGATCTGTTGGGAAAAGCTGGGTGGGATGCTGAAGGTGCGGCAGAATGATTTCAGAAGGTCATCATTACAGCGCAGGTAGTTAGACACATCCAAGACAAAGTACATTATCTGAAGGTGTCCAGTTAAAGAACACTATTAAAAAAATTCACTGAACTTAAAGTGAAACTGAAAACTAAATACACTCAAAGCAGGATACAATGGCCTGGACACATGTGATGTCTACATGTGGGACCAGCACAAGATTTAGGAGAGCGTTAAGAGAGGGTGGAGGGTAAGTCTGGTAGGCACAGTCTTCTGAAACCCATAGTGGCCCATGCTGTTTAACCAAACGAGCCATTATGTCCTGGATAAGGGAGCTCGATCTGTATTTATCTTCAATATCACATCTAATGAGAAAGAGACATATATCATCAGCAGGGGTTATTTGTAGTATCTGTGCAAAAGTTGTACAGGAGAATTCCATCAATTGTTCCAAATTTCTGCATAATTCACTATTTTAGCTGTTAAtagctttatttatatttaggtaaAATTTCTTATTCtagagaaaaaaacaaggttgtaacttttttttatttgatcagaTTTACCATTATTTTACCATCATCAACAttacatattaaaacattttactgcTGGTTTGAACAGTCAAtataatagatatatttataCATTACAGCTACTACCtctgtaaataaatatgaattgataattattttacaatacacaccctctaaaaaagaaaacagtttgGCCACCTCAAGCTGATCAAGCTGATTAACCAATTTGTTTTTTCACCAGCATAGGCTAAGTTTTTCCATCTTAACCACTGACTTATGCAGAACACATAAAAAGTAAGAGTAAATGTCTTTCTTTAAAATGGTCctccattaaaacaaaaaaatctaacattttaaaacattccaaTGCTTAATAGTTAGTGGGAGAAATTACCGCAGCTTCAAGCAAACTCTTCTGGGATTCTGGTCCATCTTACGCCACATCTGAGAAATCTGCTTGAACTCACAAGCATCTAAAAGGAATGTAAATCTTATTAGACTAATTGAACATTTAATGTCTGgtctgcttttttaaaaaaaagaatgttttattTAGAAGACTTATTTTATTTCCACTGATAATGGTGATTAACATTCACCTTTGATTTCAATGGTATCATCACCTTTACTAATCTTTAACAGAACATTGCTAATGACAGTAAGAAAGTATAAAATTATCACCTGGGTACTGTGGCAGAAGTCCAGTTAAACTCCACCACTGTACCAGTCTGCCGAGCAAGATGTGCTGTCTGAGTATTTGTTGCTCCTGATTTGAGCAGCCCCAGCTGATCATGTGACCATCAATTAAATACGTCCCATTTGTGAGCCCTGCGATGGGCAGACATGACAGAAAAATGCAGAAATAATGCATTTACATATAAAATGTACTTGGAAGAACAGTGACATTCATTTTATCAATTATTTTAAAGAATGTTAGATATGATAACGCACTGTGTGTAGATAGATGAGGATCAGTGAGTTTCTTTCCCAAGCAGCTCAATGACAGCAGGTTCTCCAGTTTCTGTGTCAGTAAATGAACTTTAGTGAAGGCTCTCTGGTCCAGACACATCCAGAGGCCCTTGCGCTGGACAAAACCTGGAGTCAGAGTGGGAAATTACTACTTGTTAATATCTATGCAGTGAGGAACTGTCATGTAAAGGGACTGTTGCGTGCAGCCAGTAAAGGAGAGA is a genomic window of Astyanax mexicanus isolate ESR-SI-001 chromosome 14, AstMex3_surface, whole genome shotgun sequence containing:
- the LOC103041179 gene encoding uncharacterized protein LOC103041179 isoform X2 is translated as MFQTSKRMLNTEALWNNSLTDNNVKDIFCWLRCIITEDKDNAKNSLANFNCWLQCSLEMTKKELLTLCFVQRKGLWMCLDQRAFTKVHLLTQKLENLLSLSCLGKKLTDPHLSTHRLTNGTYLIDGHMISWGCSNQEQQILRQHILLGRLVQWWSLTGLLPQYPDACEFKQISQMWRKMDQNPRRVCLKLRCDIEDKYRSSSLIQDIMARLVKQHGPLWVSEDCAYQTYPPPSLNALLNLVLVPHVDITCVQAIIMYFVLDVSNYLRCNDDLLKSFCRTFSIPPSFSQQIRGFWLMDHGFVSDSMEMLLSPKASSPWLSLHHWAVLRTLLKRGERQAALKYLYYTTPAIESVQNARLYMDVLLQNNRVSEAWMLLRHGQLGNKHLLKHFIHECENVCVCGEALTAVCKKLQPHLPERPDSVRPEATNQDNIKHELNSPEGKDQTSRPLSALLYKCLSNSSLTPEDLITHLRQTVTDLNSLQTTERVLVVWPEHLEITEENRNIHPTHPACHNLPDTPDPAELQKAPQRSPELEQLEDELPALLQLVCVSPSVESSGTTSPDSITSACSFTTAPSSPLVVPSETPSAIYSSTETVQSPFSTCTQEDCQVLDNELRAPENLAQICCPDLTLTVDGSTEAMPFKSLRRGSAIELDIYECVVEISTSAVPENISDPTDSPIVETAQTKKRSKSKFNLPSQCYSNEDNQAVHSPAELPVDSHNFLTPDYEKAVYDKVVSEDIIKAENVTESLTSEQKAESFYPQESFSIETPETSSFLELEPLRRALSLPLAEEGFEVSRSDSQDSVDQPEILTSCAPSEDMQDLEKKYVLKKRGDPCQSASLASLRSAVIETDFFTHQLHIPLGVSVSPCTSPTRSPQLSPSDQVRDKSPSQGKTTTAKVAMCFRTTPDGIGHCRVGSWWKQGLETRRASTGLLHAVEQVSAATKGQSQSRGSPGLLESSAKPKGGKKEVRRGGKEESTSRRGPRKVASHPVESGSSAHAERRDKRGKRFKQS
- the LOC103041179 gene encoding uncharacterized protein LOC103041179 isoform X1, whose amino-acid sequence is MLLFLARGMLVEGAFTDGGTDFLPQAETTGTPAHRFSELSPLSSPPYEMFQTSKRMLNTEALWNNSLTDNNVKDIFCWLRCIITEDKDNAKNSLANFNCWLQCSLEMTKKELLTLCFVQRKGLWMCLDQRAFTKVHLLTQKLENLLSLSCLGKKLTDPHLSTHRLTNGTYLIDGHMISWGCSNQEQQILRQHILLGRLVQWWSLTGLLPQYPDACEFKQISQMWRKMDQNPRRVCLKLRCDIEDKYRSSSLIQDIMARLVKQHGPLWVSEDCAYQTYPPPSLNALLNLVLVPHVDITCVQAIIMYFVLDVSNYLRCNDDLLKSFCRTFSIPPSFSQQIRGFWLMDHGFVSDSMEMLLSPKASSPWLSLHHWAVLRTLLKRGERQAALKYLYYTTPAIESVQNARLYMDVLLQNNRVSEAWMLLRHGQLGNKHLLKHFIHECENVCVCGEALTAVCKKLQPHLPERPDSVRPEATNQDNIKHELNSPEGKDQTSRPLSALLYKCLSNSSLTPEDLITHLRQTVTDLNSLQTTERVLVVWPEHLEITEENRNIHPTHPACHNLPDTPDPAELQKAPQRSPELEQLEDELPALLQLVCVSPSVESSGTTSPDSITSACSFTTAPSSPLVVPSETPSAIYSSTETVQSPFSTCTQEDCQVLDNELRAPENLAQICCPDLTLTVDGSTEAMPFKSLRRGSAIELDIYECVVEISTSAVPENISDPTDSPIVETAQTKKRSKSKFNLPSQCYSNEDNQAVHSPAELPVDSHNFLTPDYEKAVYDKVVSEDIIKAENVTESLTSEQKAESFYPQESFSIETPETSSFLELEPLRRALSLPLAEEGFEVSRSDSQDSVDQPEILTSCAPSEDMQDLEKKYVLKKRGDPCQSASLASLRSAVIETDFFTHQLHIPLGVSVSPCTSPTRSPQLSPSDQVRDKSPSQGKTTTAKVAMCFRTTPDGIGHCRVGSWWKQGLETRRASTGLLHAVEQVSAATKGQSQSRGSPGLLESSAKPKGGKKEVRRGGKEESTSRRGPRKVASHPVESGSSAHAERRDKRGKRFKQS